From one Callithrix jacchus isolate 240 chromosome 2, calJac240_pri, whole genome shotgun sequence genomic stretch:
- the ARL14EPL gene encoding ARL14 effector protein-like codes for MSEQSEKNNSIQEGHTDHNFPENCQIGQKQRQQIERQLKCLAFQNPGPQVADFNPETRQQKKKARMSKMNEYLSTTYNVMRKYNKSGRLICNDVDLCDCLEKNCLGCFYPCPKCNSNKCGPECRCNRRWVYDDIVTESGEVISSLPFNVPD; via the exons ATGAGTGAACAATCAGAGAAAAACAATTCCATTCAAGAGGGACATACAGATCATAATTTTCCTGAGAACTGTCAAATTGGACAGAAACAACGG cAACAAATAGAGCGGCAGTTAAAATGCTTGGCATTTCAAAACCCTGGACCACAGGTAGCAGACTTTAATCCTGAAACAAGGCAGCAGAAAAAGAAAGCCCGGATGTCAAAGATGAATGAGTACCTTTCTACAACATACAA TGTAATGAGGAAGTACAACAAAAGTGGAAGGCTCATCTGTAATGACGTTGACCTGTGCGACTGTCTAGAGAAAAACTGCCTGGGCTGCTTCTACCCATGCCCCAAGTGTAACTCCAACAAGTGTGGGCCTGAGTGCCGCTGCAACCGACGTTGGGTTTACGATGACATTGTCACCGAGTCTGGAGAGGTCATCAGCTCACTGCCATTTAATGTTCCTGACTAA